One region of Desmodus rotundus isolate HL8 chromosome 11, HLdesRot8A.1, whole genome shotgun sequence genomic DNA includes:
- the TPBG gene encoding trophoblast glycoprotein — protein MSGGCSRGPGAGDAWLRLARLALVLLGWVSSNSLTSLATSSTSSASFLASAVSAQPPLRSQCPPLCECSEAARTVKCVNSDLTEVPADLPPYVRNLFLTGNQLAVLPAGAFARGPLLAELAALNLSGSHLQEVRAGAFENLPSLRQLDLSHNPLHKLSPFAFSGSNASVSAPSPLVELILSHVLPPVDKEEKWSIEGMVAAALRAGQALRGLRRLELTSSHFLFLPQDILVQLPGLRHLDLRNNSLVSLTSVNFRNLTHLESLHLEDNALKVLHNGTLAELQGLPQVRVFLDNNPWVCDCHMADMVTWLKETEVVQSKARLTCAFPEKMRNRVLLELNSSDLECDPILPPSLQTSYVFLGIVLALIGAIFLLVLYLNRKGIKKWMHNIRDACRDHMEGYHYRYEINADPRLTNLSSNSDV, from the coding sequence ATGTCTGGGGGGTGCTCCCGGGGCCCCGGCGCCGGGGACGCGTGGCTGCGGCTCGCGCGGCTGGCTCTGGTCCTGCTGGGCTGGGTCTCCTCGAACTCACTCACTTCCTTGGCgacttcctccacctcctctgctTCGTTCCTGGCCTCCGCGGTGTCCGCCCAGCCTCCGCTGCGGAGCCAATGCCCGCCGCTCTGCGAGTGCTCCGAAGCGGCGCGGACCGTCAAATGCGTTAATAGTGACCTGACCGAGGTGCCAGCGGACCTTCCCCCTTACGTGCGCAACCTTTTCCTCACTGGCAATCAGCTGGCAGTGCTCCCAGCCGGCGCCTTCGCCCGTGGACCGCTGCTGGCCGAGCTGGCGGCGCTCAATCTCAGCGGCAGCCACCTGCAGGAGGTGCGCGCCGGAGCCTTCGAGAATCTGCCCAGCCTGCGCCAGCTCGACCTCAGTCATAACCCTCTGCACAAACTTAGCCCCTTCGCGTTCTCCGGAAGCAACGCCAGCGTCTCCGCCCCAAGCCCCCTGGTGGAACTGATCCTGAGCCACGTCCTGCCCCCTGTTGATAAGGAGGAGAAATGGAGCATCGAGGGTATGGTGGCTGCTGCCCTGCGAGCTGGCCAGGCGCTGCGTGGGCTCCGCCGCCTGGAGCTCACTAGCAGCCActttctcttcctgccccagGACATACTGGTCCAGCTGCCGGGCCTCAGGCACCTGGACCTGCGCAACAACTCGCTGGTGAGCCTGACTTCTGTGAACTTCCGAAACCTGACACACCTAGAAAGCCTCCACTTGGAGGACAACGCGCTCAAGGTCCTTCATAACGGCACCCTGGCAGAGCTGCAAGGCCTGCCCCAAGTCAGGGTCTTCCTGGACAACAATCCCTGGGTCTGTGACTGCCACATGGCGGACATGGTGACCTGGCTCAAGGAGACAGAGGTAGTGCAGAGCAAAGCCAGGCTCACCTGTGCATTTCCGGAAAAAATGAGGAATCGGGTCCTCCTGGAACTCAACAGCTCTGACCTGGAGTGTGACCCtatcctccctccatccctgcagACTTCTTATGTTTTCCTAGGTATTGTTTTAGCCCTGATAGGCGCCATTTTCCTACTGGTTTTGTATTTGAACCGTAAGGGGATAAAAAAGTGGATGCATAACATCAGAGATGCCTGCAGGGATCACATGGAAGGGTATCATTACAGATACGAGATCAATGCGGACCCCAGGTTAACAAACCTCAGTTCTAATTCGGATGTCTGA